The genomic segment CCCGTATCAAAGTGTGGATTGCACTAAAAGTGACttgtttcaagaaaattaaataaggtgGATGTGTCAGAGTATGACTTCTAAGACTAGGTCATAAAATATACTGtggcttccttcttctctttcttttggatCACTTATTCTGAGGGAAGCTGGCTGCCAAAGATTAGAGCACTTAAGCAGCCTAATGGAGAGGCCCATGAGGTGCAAAACTGGGGCCTCCCGTCAATAGCAATGTGAGTGAGCCATACTGAAAGCAGATCATACAGGCCCAGTCAGGCCTTTGGAGACTGAAATCCCAGGCAATTTGACTGCAACCTCACAAGAGAACCTGGCCAGAGCCACCCAGTGAAGTGCCTTCCAAATTCTTGACCCATACAAACCTTGacataaatgttttggttttaagATACTAAGtttgggtaatttgttatgtagcaatagataactaattacaaatttttaaaaatccaatatattttacaaaatactcTCTATTTATCATGTTCAACATGGATTACCTGAAATAATGTACAAAAATTCTACATCGAAGggaatattaatattacttttattttgttctaaaatgtgattctttttaaaagaaaccttTAACTTTGgaacaattttagatttacagaaagttgcaaaaatagtagagTTTATAAATAACCTTCACCTAGTTTCCCCAACGTAAATATCCTATGTAACTATGATACAAATGTCACAACTAAAAGATTAACACTGGTACATTATCACTAACTAAACTCAGACTTTACTCTGATTTCACCAGTTTCTCCacaaatgtcttttttgtttcaGGATCCAATTCAGGATACCACATTGCCTTTAGTGATTTTATTTGCTATTAACAGTAGGAAAATGAAGGATGTAAACCAAACAGTTGCTGGTTTCTCCATATATTTGCTATATTTACCAAACTGACTCCACATCTGTAGGAAATAGAAGCTCCTATCACACTAGGTATGTGGGTTGAATAGTTGCCCCCCAAAAGACACGTCAATGTCGTATTTCCTGAAACTGTGAAGGCTATCTTATTTGGATAAAGGGTCTTACAGAGTAATTAAGTTAAGGGCCCTGGGATGAGAAGATCATCCAGGATTATCCAAGTAGGCTCTAAATGctatcacaagtgtccttataagagacacaaAGACAAACGGAAAAGAGGAGGctatgtgaagacagaggcagaggtgggagtgaCCTGACTTCAAGTGAAGGAAAACGAAGGACTGGTGGCAGCCACTAGATGCTGGGAAGAGAGGCACAAACTGGATTTGTTTCTCTGAACCTCCAAAGGGAATACGGCCCTTCCAATAACCCTCACTTTGGATTTCTAGTCTCCAGGACTGTaaggaaatgaatttttccagtttttaagtcatcaaatttatggtgactTGTTATAGCACTCATAAGATACTAATACAAGTAGACAGTATCATACTAGAATAGGAGCACATATCATTTATGTGCGTGAGATTCTTCTGTCAAAAGGTAAAactggctgggagtggtggcacatgtcagcactttgggaggctgaggtgggaggacagcttgaggccaggagttcaagaccagcctgggcaacataaggaagaccccatctcaaattacaacttaaaaaaaataccaaaacaaaaaaagtaagacTTCCTTCACCATGTCAATAATTCCTCTCTAAATAACTCCTACCCTCCCCATCCCTGATAATCTTAAACTATAGACAGTGGGACTAATGGTTAGGATATTGGTTACTACCTAGTTTTCTTACTGTCTGAAATGAGATTAATTCATATGATCCTATTGCTAAAAGAAGTAGCTTTAATTACCTATCTTTTGGCtgatcatctttttttctttcataagtgGCATGGTCATGCCTCGTTGGATCATAACGTATAATGTCCCTGTGTAAAAAAAGGAGTGCAAGTTGGTTCGAAGAACACTAATGCAAAAAATGAATAGCAAATTATAATTCAATACTGGAAAGATTCTAATTTTTGGCAAGATAAAGCTAAACAACATCAAAGAACAGAtcttattagaaataatatattaaattgcCTGCTTTTGAgattctctgaatatttttaaccttaaaaattaaacatattaaaatacagataaaatgatAACTATCTGggatttgcataaaatatttcagtaggTAAAGCAGGTGTCAAATAAAGGTACAGAAAACTGGTGACGTGTTGGTGACTGTAGAAGCTGAGTAATGGTGTACAGGGTTTCATTACACTAATCTCTCTAAATtacatatgtttgaaattttccttaataGTGACATTTATATAGCTTAATAGTTTTACAGTTAATATTCATAATGTTTTCCAATTGTTTCACTAATGGAAGCAATGCCACCAAGATCTAAgtatataaatacagaaatgatttaagattagtttcttgaagtgaatcaCTAGGTCAaagttaagtatatttttaagggTCTGGTTGATACTTATTGCTAATTGCCCTCTCTAGGAAGCTAAAAATGGCCTAGTTTTAAGCTGAGTTCAAGAAGGCATTTATGGCAAAGCAAAATACAGTAGAATGGGAAGGAACATAAACCATACTTAAATTTCTTAGCAGGTACTGATCCTTTGCTTGTAGAATTTCTTAAGTTGATGTGCAAAACACTTTGCACAACACTcagggctttctttttttcttcagcaaGCTCTTCTTCTTCAACAGATTCATTTACCTCTGAGAGAAAAGGATAATTAGTAATCTCTCGGCAAACATAGCTTGAGAAATCTCAATCATCAAATACTTTACCAAGCACCTAAACATGTACAAAGTCCATTaggataggaaaaagaaaatttaacctCATTTCACTAACCTCTCTATCCCAAGACTCTTATGCTACAGCAAACCCAGAAAGTTTGTATGACCAGCAAGCAAAAAGTCTGACTTCTATTTCTAATGATAAAAATGAGTCTGGAATTAATAGCTTTCAGTGGCAAGTccaaaatttttaagataaatattgGCAAATGTAATACAGCAAGAtactaataattataaaactaaagtGGTCACAGACTGGTTTTTTAACATTCCAAAAACATAATAGTCTAAATTACACGTAAATCTAAAAATGATAAAGTGAAAAGTAGTAATTTTACTGACTTAATATAGTAGTAGTAGAGAGTTGCTTCAGTCTTTGATTCAGTAACAAGTATTGCAGGAAAAAGCCATATGCCCTACACACACATAGCATCATGGAATTCTATAAGCTGCTATGCTTAACTACTACAAACAGACAAATATCAGAGAACAAAGTTAAACAGCTAGGTTGgattatagaaatacaaaagaactTTAAGCCTTTATGATCCTTTCAACTTATTACTCGATATAAATAACCAACAAATAGAAACtagaataaaattcttatttaagtTTTCTACAGAGATGCCCCACAGGTTTCTAAAGGTTCAAAGGAGGTCAAGATTATGTTTAACTGGATCAAAAAATGCTTTAGAAACCAGgtagacagcctgagcaagagcgagaccccatctctactaaaaatagaaagaaattatatggacagctaaaaatatatatagaaaaaattagccgggcatggtggtgcatgcctgtaattccagctactcgggaggctgacacaggaggatcccttgagctcaggagtttgaggttgctgtgagctaggctaacgccacggcactcactctagcctgggcaacagagtgagactctgtctcaaaaaaaaaaaaaaaaaaagaaaccaggtaGAGTACGAGGTAGGAAAGACAAAGTCATATCCCCAGAGTTGGGAGGAAAGTGTGCCAGGTgtcgaaaacaaaacaaatacgtATATTAAAGTAAGAAAGTACACAAAAGTTTACGTTGCATTAGGTTGAAACATATGAAATGCTAATATTCAAAAATTCTTGACTTCTAAAAGCAGAGATTTCAATTTTAACCCAGTAAGAAGTAGAAAACAATGCTCGAAAGGGCTCAAGGTGATGTAGGCTGGCTATGCTACTTACTTGCCAGATATACAAAAACATTGTGCCTCAAAagatgggaaaagaagaaaaaaaaagacagaggttTTATGCCCGATTGCCTTACAAACGGAAGCACCACCAACGAGAAAAGGGTCTGGAAGAGCTTtttatggagagaaagagagatagtCAATTTTGGAGAGTTTTAACACAAATTCAGGAAAGCCTGTGGGAAAAATCTAGTAGACATTGAAAAAAAGACCAGTTAGGAGCTCAGCAGAACAGTCAGGAGCAAACAAGACCCAAATTTGGGAAATACTCAAGTACAAATGAAGGCTAAAGCCACAGGGGCTTACATACAACCTTGGGAAGAACCTACATTTGGAGGCAAAAGCAGAATTAGGAGTCAAGAATtaggaagaaaaccaggaagTTATAATGCAAGGGAGGTAAAGTGACGAGAACATTTCAAGAAAGGATGATCAACAGTGACAAATGTTATAGGTCAGCTGAAGAGGGTGTTGTGGgagacaatgccactgcacttaGAGAAAAAGTTGTTTATAGCTTTGAGGCCACATACCCAAAGAGTTGTAAGGAGACAGACAAAAGTGGCAGAAGTTAATAACCTCTATATGTAGCTTCTAAATGTAGGCTATTCCCAAGATTCTGTTCATTCCTGTGTTTTCAACATGGAATTTTGAGTGAGAAAGTCAAGTGTCAGCTCTGAAACATAGTTGGTGTAGGTCCTGAAGAATTTAATATAAGCCTCTTTGAACCTTGGTTTTCTGAAATGTACAATATTGATAATATTCACCTCAAAGAATTGGGAGATCAAATCAGAGATTATATTCAATAAAAAACCAACTGCTACTGAATTAGatataattattcatttcaaatttagaactgaaaaagAGATGGAATGGAAACTTGAAAACTGGCATGGTTAAAGGAATGACTTTTTTGGGATCCACGAGACATAACTACATCTatagaaagaggaaggagaaggaaaggaaaggatgaaAATGCAAGTGACAAGGGGCATAAGAGGAAGCATGAATGGTGAGGATTAAGATGTAGATTATATTATAATAACTCAGGaagtagagaaaaaagaaggTAAGGAcatagaagttcttttttttttttttttttttatttcatcttattgttatgggggatacagaattgcaggttacatacgttgcccatgtaccgcctttccccccaagtcagagctccaggcgagGACACAGAAGTTCTGAAGCTGGGAGAGTAAATCAAGGAGCTCATTCAAGGCTTACACATAGGGGGTAAGATCTTTTGAAAAGGATAAGAGTAGAAGGTCTTGTAGAAAAAGTTTAGAACTGCTGTGAAAAATGctatagaaagtaaaaaagagtAGAATTAAGATGCTTATGAGAGCATCATTACTCTTAGGTGCATCCAAATAAGGATGAATTCAAGTAGAATAGCATTCAATGATacactgcttaaaaaaaaaaaaaatctgcacccATCAGGCATACTAGAGGAAGGTGAACACCTTTCCTTTTAGAAAGCCACAGGTGACGTAACGCTTACATGGACTTAACCAGAATCTGCCGATCAACTGACATGGGATGCAGGTAGGAACCTCACCTTTTTCTCATACCATAGATGAGTGGAGGAAAATGGCACCTTTGGTGGATGCTATCTATTCCTGACCTTTCTGGCAGCTTCAGGTAATTATGTTTtcctaaataaattaatatgtacaaacaagaaatattaactaaatatttgattatatacTCCCAAATTCAATGTCTTGGGGTGCAGAATTTCTTCATGTGTTAAACAAAGGAGATACACTAGATGATTTCTTATGGTCCTCCAGCTCTGACATCAGGACTATTTGGACAATGAAGCATTTACCTTTCTGTTCCTCTTCACTGTCACTTTCCAGAAATCGAGAGTCCATGCGAAATCTCTCATCGGTGCCAAAGTGTGACTGTAAATCCATGAGCTACATAGACAAAGAACATACACAATTGATAGCCACGTTCCCAAGACATTGCTTCTAAAGATGACTCACCAAGTATACCTTCCCAGAGAGCTTGCTCCCAAAATAAACATCCCAACATTGAAATGTGGACCAAGGTCTGCCTGCATTTACCTATATTTAAAGACTATGTCAAAAGATAAGAACATCTTgcaagttttattgttttcagtctTCACTAACCTTCTGTCCAGCTCTGCCCTCAAACTGAGGTTTAATTTTGAACCTATTACTGTCATCTTCAGAACCAGATTCCTCATTATCACTGCTGTCAAATAGCTTCCCAGATGCTTTACCCACAGACTCctatgagaaaacagaaacatttattaataaatgagcCAATCAGCATGTCCTTCATAATGTAATCTTCTCCCTCACATTTAAAAGCCAACAACcctggcagggcacagtggctcacacctataatcttagcacttggggaggctgaggcaggaagattgcttgagcccaggagttggagaccagactgagcaacatagcaagaccctgtttctaaaaaaaaaaaattaaaattaaaaaatgaaataaaaaccaacaaCTCAGATGCATCTACCAGGAATGAGTAGATGGCGTGTCAGATGTTAACTCCTGCCTTAGTTATATCTAACTGGCCTCAAAGATCATTAATCCAGGGGCTCCCCAATACAGCCTGGATTTGGGAGGTAGTTATTATTACACGCAAGAACACTTTCTGCAGTGTTTCACTAATATTGAtgtcattttgcagatgatgtaGAAAATATAGGATCATATGGGAGAAAATCTCCAAGACCCTGTAATCTCAGTGTGTGGTGGCCTGAGGAGCCCTCGGTATCACTGAGGCTCTCAGGAAGATTTTATGTTGAGATTGGCAGTTGTGTGGAGGTCTTGGTATGCAATAGACAGAAGTGGATCTGCAAAAGTAGACGAAGGCCCACAGGGACATCTGCACTTCTTACTTTCACCATTTCCTCTCCTGGATGGCTCTGCTCCTGAGTAGATATCTCCTCTGTTTCACTTTCACTGTCAGAACCGAAGATGATGTGCGTTGGCTTATCCTCTGGATGCCCATCCTAGAGAGGTCATCAAAAGCATTACATCTTTTATGATAACTGAACCTCAAACTGAACAATATCCAAAGCTGTCATCTCCTTCCCCTGCCAGGTCTACTTCCTGTCCTTTTTCCTTATCTAGTGAATGCCATCCTCATCCGTTTATTTGCCCAAGACAGAAACTTatgacttctctttctctccctaatGAGTGATCACCAAGTCCTATCAATTCAACCTTCTTGGTGTCTCTTAAATCTATTCCCATTGTCGTTGCCTTGGTTTTGGGTCTCAACTTCCCAAAGGCTCTCCCTTGTTCCAGATTTGACCCATTCAATTTGTTTTTGTCGTGGCCTAAAGGATCTCTCCCAAACAGAGGTCaccaaactttttctgtaaagggccacagGATAAGTATTCCGGCTTTGCAGGACACATATGGTCTCTGTCCTGTATTCAAAAACCATTTTTAACTTGAAGACCATACATAACAGGCCGTGGGCTATATGGCCAGCAAGCTGTAGTTCACCAACTCCTGTTCCGAAAGACATAACTAATCTTCGtttccttgtttaaaatttttcactgtCTTTTCAGAGCCTTAAGAATAAAGTCTAACCTCTGTAGCCTCTTGACAACTCACTCCTACTTATTGCTCTTGCCTCATTTCTTGACACCTCACACTCTATAAATTTCTGTCACACTAATTGAAAATATTCACTATTGTACagactgtttctttttcctggaatggctttcttctcccttcctacCCTCTCACCTGTGCCTGACCAACTCCTGTTTAGCCTTTCACACTAGTCGGCTCAAGCTGAGGAAGCTCCCGACAGGCCTGATGCTTCTCTTGCATCCTGCCAGGGCACAGGGACATACCCCTCTTTCTGCCCCATGGAAATGAACTGTGACTGTCTATTTGCCACACCATGGGCCAATAACTGCATAAGAGGCAGGACCACCATCCTCATTCTGTAAATCTGGCATTTGCTGTACAGATGTACTTAACAACTGttggaagaaagaacaaaggtGCATCACAGTAAATCTCGGCAAGACTTGGCAGGGTACAAACCGTTTAGTAAGTGATTTATATGTAAATTCAGACACATTAGATATATTACTAAACTATATCAGTTACAGCTTCTAAGTGGAATTATAGagaaaattttagataaaaaaattaattaaacatgTTTTCAGTAAACAGAGTTTAATCTCACTTCCTTTGGGATACACTACACAGGGTGAAAACACTTCTAACTCAAGGACACAAAACATGAAACTGGTAAACACTAAGACAATCAGCTTTTAGGGGGCAGACCTACCTTCAGGGGAAGGATAGTTGTACTTTGAGAAGTTCTTGTTAAATGTATAGATTGAAAATACACTCACCAAATTTGCCAGAGCATTATGCACCAGCTTCTTCTGCacttcttttgctttttgcctTGCCTCCAAGGCTGCCAAACGCTTCTGGTTGTCTTCAGCATGCTTATCCTTAGCACTCACATCTGAAGAGTTACTAATAGAAAGTAAGAAGTCAGTTTTGCTTTCCTGAGTGTCCTTCCTGGAAGGGACCTTTGGTGATTTATTAAGAGATGTGAGGCTGTTTGAATCCGACCTTTCGTCCTCTGAAACTTTTGTCGTTGTGGTACCACAGCAACTATCTTTGTCAAAGCCTATCTTGTGAGTCTTTGCACTTAACCTTAAGGATTTCTTACCTTTTAATGGCAACAGACTAGAAATAGGATTCCTACTTCCCTTTTCTGAACTGCTGGAGGACACCACCTTGCGATCTGGACTCTCAAAAGTGGACTGTCTTTTTTGAGGCTGAGTATGGTTTGGGCCATTTGCCCTCTCTGCATGTTGGCATGGAGTCAGTTCATTTGATGAGCCGTTAACATGTGGGGAACCATTTTCCATGGAAATGCTACTGGGATCCTCATATTTCAAGGAATTCTGATCTTCATTTATATTGTTAGGTGCAACACTCCCTTTCAAGGATTTTTTCATTGACTCCTTTCCATAGAGACTGCCTATTCCCTTGAAAGCCTGAAATTTTGGTTTTAAGTTGTTTTCCTTTGCTGTCTGTTTACCACAGGTGTTCTCTCCTTCTAAAAGGGAAGCCACAATTTCCTCAGGATGAATACACTGTTGTCCTCTGTGGAAGCTATTAGGAGTCTTGGGGCTCTTGGAAACTCTGTCAAACTTGCAGTGGGTGGTGGACTCTAGGCTATCAGTCTTGGTACCTTCATTCTGAACTTTCGGATCACTGCCAGCCAATTGTTCCAAATCAGCTAAAGTGAGATTCACACGGACACAGTTTTTCATGATGGCATTATACTCCTTGTCTTCTTCAGACTCAGCTAATTCTGATGTAGAACCAGCATCTTCACTGCTACTGGAGTCAGATGGAGATTTACAATTAAGAGGTTTCACCCCATGAATAAGGGCTgactttacattcttttttcttttttgtactttgaTATAATGACCAGAAAGCTCagagttttctctatttttgaaataagttttCTTGTATGtagatttttccatttgtgaaaaTTCTGTACTCTTTTTGATCTTATCgacattttttttcattgcagTGATTTCATCTGTATCTCCTGAATCATATTCACAGTCATTTCCCATAATATCATTATCATTAACATGGCAAGAGACATTATTTTTGACATCTAAACCTGTTAAATGAAGTTTTTGAACATCTGATTTGAAGTCATCCCTTACAACTTCAAAGGGATCATCTTCAGATTCATTTATTGAGGGCCACGTAGTTCTCCgtaaattttcctcttttgtaatcAGCGCTTTTAATTCATCTTCAGAATCAGTATCATCATCAGAAATGCTATTTCTCTTCCTGGCAGTTTCCAAGCCAGATGTCTGAAAAAGGACATTATTAAATTTTTGAGTATCAGAACCAAGTTCAAGGGGTGGTTTATTAGGAGTAATGGAATCACAAGGTCTTTTTCGTGCAGCTTGTTGCTGTGTTAAGTATGGACTCTCCATCACCCAACTGGACCTTGGATTCATGGCTAGAGACCCAGTGGAACCTTTGTCCTTCGGCACTTTTATCATCTTCGTAGATGGGCCACGAAAGTCAGAGAACTCTCCTCGCCGTTTTTTACTTATAGGGTCATTGCCTCCTTCTAATTCCCAAGTGAGGCTGGATATAGGAATGGTATTCGGGAAATCCTCCCCTATCTTCTTTAGGTTGTGGCAGTATTTTGATGGATCATATTTTATGATGTTACCCAAAGTCAAGGaacaaaaatagttttatgaAAACCTATCAATCGGGTGAAACAAAGAATACTGTTTAATCTCGAGCAAGTCATTTATCTTCACTTACCTTCAGTTTCCTATCAAACAAAATGAGAACTTCACTAGGTGACCTTTCAGAGTCTAAGAAATTGAGCTTTTAATTACATTTCCCAAGTTAAAACCAAGTACCACCACTATTAGCTGGCCAGAAAATACGTGGACCATATGTAGATATTATAGCAAACCTGTTCAGATTATATTCTAAGTATACAGCCCAGGACTGTATACCTAGTAGACAGAGTTCTGGGTTTAGGGGAACTCAGAAGGGCATGGTTAGATGTCCTTTATTCTCAAACTCTTTTGGCCATTCCTCTCTTCTCAGTACTTATTCATCCTAGCCCTGATTCTCCTAGCTCAATGACATCCATTTCACATGAATTCACTTTCTGCAATgcagttgtttgtttttgtttttgtttttttttttttttttttgagacaaggtcttgctctgtcacctgggctagagtgcagtgatgtcacagctcactgcaaccttaagctcttgggctcaagcgatcctccagcctcagtcccctgagtagctgggactataggcgcataccaccatgcctggctaatttttttaaaaaattttatagagatggggtctcgctatgttgctcaggctagcctcaaattcctgggcttaagtgatcctctcacctcagcctcccaaagtgctaggattacaagtgtgagccaccacacctggcctgcaaTACATTTTTTTAGGACTTTATTAGAAAGCTAATAATTCTTTACCAGGGCTGTTTTGTTGTTGACATTATCCAGAAAGATTCTACTTAATGTCAATGTGTTGTAATGATAACTGCCATTTGCTGAATCCCTAAAACATATGAATAGGCAAGTAGTATTTAAGCTATTGTTCTTTTAATgttcctttgttcatttattaactACTTAATGCAAGCCAATTATATGTGAGGTGTGTCAAAAAGTGTCTATTATCTCTACTACCTTTTAACATCTACCCCTTGCTGTCAGTGTCAGCCTATGGTGGGAAGCCAGAAGATGGAGAGGAAAAAATCAATACTTCCTGACTTTGTGGCACTATCAGGGAGGGCAGAATTGGTACCTATGGCCAGTGCTACTGGGACCTCAATTCAGGCAGCGGCCTCAGTGACACAGTAGCCATGAGCTCTAAGGACGTATCTTTTTGCTTCTCTATCCCCAAGGGTAGGAGTGGTTTACTGCAGTTCTCAATGACTGGGCAACCTGACGATCAGCTTTTGGCTCCTCCAGCACTGGTTTAAACCAATTTCATGTATTATATGCCCTCTGTTTGACATAACTGAACTGTTTCTGCTTCCCAGACTGAAACACAGGGTTAAGAGCTAAAGGGTATACCAAGAGAGGCTTCTGCTCAGAAGTCTATGACACCATGTTTTCAAGATCTTAGACAATCTGACCTCATTGAATGGGCATCAGAACTTGCTCTCTCTGGGTTCCATACTATTTTTTTAACCCACCATTCTCTTGCCtatctacatatttttatttacaattttccTCCTTC from the Eulemur rufifrons isolate Redbay chromosome 7, OSU_ERuf_1, whole genome shotgun sequence genome contains:
- the NOL8 gene encoding nucleolar protein 8 codes for the protein MKANRETKRLFVGGLGTAISETDLQNQFSRFGEVSNVEIITRKDDQGNPQKIFAYINIKVAEADLKKCMSVLNKTKWKGGTLQIQLAKESFLHRLAQEREEAKAKREKSTTGNSNLLEKMEGVNFHMKAVPGTEVPGHKNWVVSKFGRVLPVLHLKNQHKRKIIKYDPSKYCHNLKKIGEDFPNTIPISSLTWELEGGNDPISKKRRGEFSDFRGPSTKMIKVPKDKGSTGSLAMNPRSSWVMESPYLTQQQAARKRPCDSITPNKPPLELGSDTQKFNNVLFQTSGLETARKRNSISDDDTDSEDELKALITKEENLRRTTWPSINESEDDPFEVVRDDFKSDVQKLHLTGLDVKNNVSCHVNDNDIMGNDCEYDSGDTDEITAMKKNVDKIKKSTEFSQMEKSTYKKTYFKNRENSELSGHYIKVQKRKKNVKSALIHGVKPLNCKSPSDSSSSEDAGSTSELAESEEDKEYNAIMKNCVRVNLTLADLEQLAGSDPKVQNEGTKTDSLESTTHCKFDRVSKSPKTPNSFHRGQQCIHPEEIVASLLEGENTCGKQTAKENNLKPKFQAFKGIGSLYGKESMKKSLKGSVAPNNINEDQNSLKYEDPSSISMENGSPHVNGSSNELTPCQHAERANGPNHTQPQKRQSTFESPDRKVVSSSSSEKGSRNPISSLLPLKGKKSLRLSAKTHKIGFDKDSCCGTTTTKVSEDERSDSNSLTSLNKSPKVPSRKDTQESKTDFLLSISNSSDVSAKDKHAEDNQKRLAALEARQKAKEVQKKLVHNALANLDGHPEDKPTHIIFGSDSESETEEISTQEQSHPGEEMVKESVGKASGKLFDSSDNEESGSEDDSNRFKIKPQFEGRAGQKLMDLQSHFGTDERFRMDSRFLESDSEEEQKEVNESVEEEELAEEKKKALSVVQSVLHINLRNSTSKGSVPAKKFKDIIRYDPTRHDHATYERKKDDQPKDSKAKRKKKREEAEKVPKVSKEIYYNIATDFKEIFQMAKDSSEKEEDTPWNEDCGGEKPEEIQDPATLRSGAEQPGGFTFSFFGSDTEDIKEETYRVETVKPGKISWQEDPRCQDSSSGEEDITEETDHRKPIPEEASVPEKETTRFFFFSKNDERLHGSDLFWRGVGGKISKNSWEARTTNLRMDCRKKHKDAKRKMKPK